The following proteins come from a genomic window of Coffea arabica cultivar ET-39 chromosome 11c, Coffea Arabica ET-39 HiFi, whole genome shotgun sequence:
- the LOC113718450 gene encoding uncharacterized mitochondrial protein AtMg00860-like, translated as MAFCIDYRRLNEMTIEDRYPIPNVDELINELAGSSATLELHVEHLRTILSVLRKHSLFAKRSKCSFAQQRVEYLGHTITENEVSMDQSKIERIMNWPTPKTIKELRGFLGLTGYYRRFIRYYGVICRPLIDLLRKDNFVWKQRHSKHLIH; from the exons ATGGCGTTTTGTATAGATTACAGACGTTTGAATGAAATGACCATTGAGGATAGATATCCCATCCCAAATGTAGATGAACTGATCAATGAGTTAGCAGGATCCAG TGCTACACTTGAGTTGCATGTGGAACATTTGAGAACAATACTATCTGTCTTGAGGAAACATAGTCTATTTGCAAAGAGATCTAAATGCTCCTTTGCCCAGCAGAGGGTGGAGTACCTTGGGCACACCATCACTGAAAATGAAGTATCTATGGACCAGTCAAAAATAGAAAGGATTATGAACTGGCCTACTCCTAAGACTATCAAGGAGTTAAGGGGCTTTCTGGGGTTGACTGGGTATTATAGGAGGTTCATCAGGTACTATGGAGTCATCTGCAGGCCACTTATAGATTTGCTTAGGAAAGACAACTTTGTCTGGAAGCAGAGGCACAGCAAGCATTTGATTCACTAA